From Rhodamnia argentea isolate NSW1041297 chromosome 10, ASM2092103v1, whole genome shotgun sequence, a single genomic window includes:
- the LOC115735109 gene encoding protein CANDIDATE G-PROTEIN COUPLED RECEPTOR 7-like has protein sequence MAKPPLLLFHALLLLLLSLSILSPALAEIKTLTIASDSRPMILFEKFGFTVSGHVNISASSVSVASSLPVAPDPSRLGFFLLSDESLLQVLLELQHNPHFCVLDSHYIVRLFTFRDLSPPPHASFKGSYPVTSPNEYSLFFANCAPESRVSMEVHTELFNLDLDGSRDFLSAGQTQLPSLFFLFSIVYLAFLGFWIYNCYRNKRSVHRIHLLMGGLLLMKALNLICAAEDKHYIKVTGTPHGWDVLFYIFQFIRVILLFTVIVLIGTGWSFLKPFLQEREKKVLMIVIPLQVLANLASVVIGETGPFIRDWVTWNQVFLLVDIICCCAIIFPIVWSIRSLRETSKTDGKAARNLAKLQLFRQFYIVVIGYLYFTRIVVFALRTIAAYKYQWVSNAAEEMASLAFYAVMFYMFRPVERNEYFAIDEEEEKEAEMALREEEFEL, from the coding sequence ATGGCCAAGCcgcccctcctcctcttccacgccctcctcctcctcctcctgtccCTCTCTATCCTCTCCCCGGCCCTCGCCGAGATCAAGACCCTGACCATAGCCTCCGACTCCCGCCCCATGATCCTCTTCGAGAAGTTCGGCTTCACCGTCTCCGGCCACGTCAACATCTCGGCCTCCTCCGTCTCCGTCGCATCCTCCCTTCCCGTCGCCCCCGACCCCTCCCGCCTcggcttcttcctcctctcggACGAGTCCCTCCTCCAAGTCCTCCTCGAGCTCCAGCACAACCCCCACTTCTGCGTCCTCGACTCCCACTACATCGTCCGCCTCTTCACCTTCCGCGACCTCTCTCCTCCGCCTCATGCCTCCTTCAAGGGCTCCTACCCGGTCACGTCCCCGAACGAGTACTCCCTCTTCTTCGCCAACTGCGCCCCCGAGAGCCGCGTCTCCATGGAGGTCCACACCGAGCTCTTCAACCTCGACCTCGACGGATCTAGAGATTTTCTCTCCGCTGGTCAAACTCAGctcccttctctcttcttcctcttctctatCGTCTATCTCGCCTTCCTAGGGTTTTGGATCTACAATTGCTATCGCAATAAGAGATCCGTCCATCGGATCCATCTGTTGATGGGCGGATTGCTCCTGATGAAGGCGTTGAACCTGATCTGCGCCGCCGAGGACAAGCATTACATTAAGGTCACCGGCACGCCTCACGGTTGGGATGTCTTGTTCtatattttccagttcattcGCGTCATCTTGTTGTTCACGGTCATCGTGTTGATTGGGACGGGGTGGTCGTTTTTAAAGCCCTTTTTGCaagagagggagaagaaggtGTTGATGATTGTGATCCCGCTTCAGGTGTTGGCGAATTTGGCTTCTGTTGTTATTGGGGAGACCGGGCCTTTCATTAGGGACTGGGTCACTTGGAATCAGGTGTTCTTGTTGGTGGATATAATCTGCTGCTGCGCAATTATATTCCCCATTGTGTGGTCGATTAGGTCTTTGAGGGAGACCTCGAAGACGGACGGAAAGGCTGCTCGGAACTTGGCGAAACTGCAGCTGTTTAGGCAGTTTTACATTGTGGTGATTGGGTATTTGTACTTTACACGGATCGTGGTTTTTGCTTTGAGGACGATTGCGGCGTATAAGTATCAATGGGTGAGTAATGCAGCAGAGGAGATGGCAAGCCTTGCGTTCTACGCTGTGATGTTTTACATGTTTAGGCCAGTGGAGAGGAACGAGTATTTTGCTAtcgatgaagaggaggagaaggaagctGAAATGGCCCTACGAGAAGAAGAGTTCGAGCTTTGA